A window of Rhinatrema bivittatum chromosome 2, aRhiBiv1.1, whole genome shotgun sequence contains these coding sequences:
- the LOC115085937 gene encoding gastrula zinc finger protein XlCGF8.2DB-like, protein MPAGTSQIPVTFEDITISFSQEEWEYLEEWQKELYKDVMKENYETLSSLVSGFSSSESSSLSSKKTSDVGISLEIPQHQIICNRDRQYKCTESRKGFKQKTCFLRHQRNQKRMKPFKCTECGKDFKKKSYLTTHQRIHIGVKPFMCIDCGKDFKKKSYLKIHQRIHTGMKPYLCTECGKVFNQKSNLTNHQRIHTGVKPFACTECDKSFSWKKQLTSHQRTHTGVTPFTCIECNKSFCRKASLTLHQQIHKGVKLFRCTECGKDFNRKSNLTSHQRIHTEVKPFTCTECGKSFSWKLQLTSHQAIHTGMKPFLCTECGKVFNRKSNLTAHQRIHTGVKPFACTECDKIFSWKKQLISHQRLHTGVTPFTYSECS, encoded by the exons atgcctgcaggaaCTTCCCAG ATCCCAGTAACTTTTGAGGACATCaccatctctttctcccaggaggagtgggaatatttagaagaatggcagaaggagctttacaaggatgtgatgaaggagaattatgagaccctgagTTCACTGG TGAGtggcttcagttcctctgaatcatcatcattatcatcaaaGAAAACATCTGATGTAGGCATCTCCCTAGAAATCCCACAACACCAGATAATCTGCAACAGAGACAGACAGTATAAATGTACTGAGAGTAGGAAAGGATTCAAACAGAAGACATGCTTCTTAAGACACCAGAGAAaccagaaaagaatgaaaccctttaaatgtactgagtgtggtaaagaCTTCAAGAAGAAATCATACCTCACAACACATCAAAGAATCCACATAGGTGTGAAACCATTTATGTGCATTGATTGTGGTAAAGACTTCAAGAAGAAATCATACCTGAAAATACACCAGAGAATTCACACAGGAATGAAACCATATTTATGTACAGAATGTGGAAAAGTCTTCAATCAGAAGTCAAACCTCACaaaccaccagagaatccacactggagtgaaaccatttgcatgcactgaatgTGATAAGAGCTTCAGTTGGAAGAAACAGTTGACAAGCCACCAGAGAACCCACACAGGAGTGACACCATTTACATGTAttgagtgtaataaaagcttctGTCGTAAGGCATCTCTCACGCTTCATCAGCAAATTCACAAAGGAGTGAAACTATTCAGATGTACAGAATGTGGAAAAGATTTCAATCGAAAGTCAAATCTCACAagccatcagagaatccacacagaagtgaaaccatttacatgtactgaatgtggtaagaGCTTCAGTTGGAAATTACAGCTCACAAGCCACCAGGCAATCCATACAGGAATGAAACCATTTCTATGTACAGAATGTGGAAAAGTCTTCAATAGGAAGTCAAACCTCACAGCACATCAAAGAATTCACACTGGAGTGAAACCGTttgcatgtactgagtgtgataagaTCTTCAGTTGGAAGAAACAGCTGATAAGCCATCAGAGACTCCACACAGGAGTGACACCATTTACATATAGTGAGTGTAGTTAA
- the LOC115085903 gene encoding oocyte zinc finger protein XlCOF6-like isoform X2 encodes MLSGRDCENTHSCSEWGKNYRNQYLSEEKQKNATGDSALYEKSISNVTHIEEEQRNLLTEERCACDVCVIFLRDSVTLKSEQRFHTEERPSTCPDCGKTFTQRELQGLQKACQRQAPFKCLECRKGLNWKREIRQQPKIKKNTIQKGKFTKHPKFYPSERLVSSNEFNKSFCQRKTFIKNKASQTCERPLFCTKSEKCFSRKADLSQNQKFQERDRQLTWTECEKYFCKKTKLRIHKRIHTVVNSFTYIEGAKDFIQKGNLIISQRNHTREKQFTCGECGKGFTRPINLTIHQRSHTGVKPFTCTECGKCFSQKSGLTSHLRIHTGEKPFICNECGKAFSQLTSCTRHKRSHTGVKPFTCMQCGKGFSQKSSLMSHQIIHTGVKKFTCCECGIRFYQKTQLVSHQTIHTGVKLFKCTECGKGFNQKSNLACHQIIHTGMKLFTCTECGKSFSHKTSLTNHQIIHTGLKPFVCAECGKGFSYKTSLRSHQIIHKGMKSFICNECGRGFNLKSHLTSHQRIHTGVTPFTCTECGKGFSHKISLTNHQRIHTEPTAAGDKPQKLMKKLRGLSTIRWTPEDKKEMMYCYFYARNSIFKPLGYTKRARQKMEERAIISKEKLQKATDKNLRSLIGQIIEHKFFNDDILKQLKDDAEKKEMQKGNPRGELSEQLNNAIVKLPEKPKTTRIKIKD; translated from the coding sequence ATGTTATCGGGAAGAGATTGTGAGAATACTCATTCGTGTTCTGAGTGGGGAAAAAATTACAGGAATCAATACCTGtcagaagaaaagcaaaaaaatgcaACAGGAGACTCGGCTCTATATGAAAAAAGTATAAGTAATGTCACACATATAGAGGAAGAGCAGAGAAACCTGCTGACAGAAGAAAGATGTGCATGTGATGTGTGTGTGATATTCCTCAGGGATTCTGTAACTCTCAAATCAGAGCAGAGATTTCACACTGAAGAGAGACCGTCTACATGTCCAGACTGTGGGAAAACCTTCACTCAACGAGAACTACAGGGACTGCAGAAAGCATGCCAAAGACAGGCACCTTTTAAATGCTTGGAGTGCAGGAAAGGTTTAAATTGGAAAAGAGAAATAAGGCAGCAaccgaaaataaaaaaaaacaccattcAGAAAGGAAAGTTCACAAAACACCCAAAATTCTACCCAAGTGAAAGATTAGTTTCGAGTAATGAATTTAATAAAAGCTTCTGTCAGAGGAAAACCTTCATAAAAAACAAAGCATCCCAAACTTGTGAGAGACCATTGTTTTGTACTAAATCTGAAAAATGCTTCAGTAGGAAAGCTGACCTCTCACAAAACCAGAAATTCCAGGAAAGAGATAGACAGTTGACATGGACTGAGTGTGAAAAATATTTCTGCAAGAAAACAAAGCTCAGAATACACAAGAGAATTCATACAGTAGTAAATTCATTTACATATATTGAGGGAGCTAAAGATTTCATTCAGAAAGGCAACCTCATAATCAGCCAAAGAAATCACACAAGAGAGAAACAATTTACATGTGGTGAGTGTGGTAAGGGATTCACAAGGCCAATCAACCTCACAATCCACCAGAGAAGTCACACAGgtgtgaaaccatttacatgtactgagtgtggcaAATGCTTCAGTCAGAAATCTGGTCTCACAAGCCACctaagaatccacactggagagaaaccatttatatgTAATGAATGTGGTAAAGCCTTCTCTCAGTTGACTAGCTGTACAAGGCACAAGAGAAGCCAcacaggagtgaaaccatttacatgtatgcAATGTGGTAAAGGTTTCAGTCAAAAGAGTTCCCTTATGAGCCACCAAATAATCCACACAGGAGTGAAAAAATTTACATGTTGTGAGTGTGGTATACGTTTCTATCAGAAAACCCAACTCGTAAGTCACCAGACAATCCACACAGGAGTAAAACTGTttaaatgtactgagtgtggtaaaggcTTCAATCAGAAATCCAACCTTGCTTGTCACCAGATAATCCACACAGGAATGAaattatttacatgtactgaatgtggtaaaagcttcagtcataAGACGTCTCTCACAAATCACCAGATAATCCATACAGGATTGAAACCCTTTGTCTGTGCTGAGTGTGGTAAAGGCTTCAGTTATAAAACCTCTCTTAGAAGTCACCAAATAATTCACAAAGGCATGAAATCATTTATATGTAATGAGTGTGGCAGAGGTTTCAATCTGAAGTCCCATCTCACAagtcaccagagaatccacaccggTGTGActccatttacatgtactgagtgcgGTAAAGGATTCAGTCACAAGATCTCTCTCACaaaccaccagagaatccacacagaacCCACTGCAGCAGGTGACAAACCACAGAAGCTAATGAAAAAATTAAGAGGATTATCTACTATTAGGTGGACCCCTGAAGATAAAAAGGAGATGATGTACTGCTATTTTTATGCCAGAAACTCCATTTTTAAACCTCTGGGGTACACAAAGAGAGCCCgccaaaaaatggaagaaagggCAATAATATCTAAGGAAAAGTTGCAAAAGGCAACTGATAAAAATTTAAGATCTTTAATTGGACAGATCATAGAACATAAATTCTTCAATGATGACATCTTAAAACAGCTGAAGGATGATGctgaaaagaaagaaatgcagAAAGGAAACCCCAGGGGAGAGTTGTCTGAGCAACTGAACAACGCCATAGTAAAGCTGCCAGAAAAGCCAAAGACCACCAGGATAAAGATAAAAGATTAA
- the LOC115085903 gene encoding oocyte zinc finger protein XlCOF6-like isoform X1 — MERVFSSFILYFAENSSPRSQLLHRKKQTLSTSSARERASSSFLIRKVRKAERRMPAGASSSQVPVTFEDIVVYFSKEEWEDLEEQQKELYKDVVKENYETLISLGTGSPTATPDIISRIERGEEPYGRDEPGSEEKETGRSSCSEKDDPRNSNTDTYHWELSESLEEKTMLSGRDCENTHSCSEWGKNYRNQYLSEEKQKNATGDSALYEKSISNVTHIEEEQRNLLTEERCACDVCVIFLRDSVTLKSEQRFHTEERPSTCPDCGKTFTQRELQGLQKACQRQAPFKCLECRKGLNWKREIRQQPKIKKNTIQKGKFTKHPKFYPSERLVSSNEFNKSFCQRKTFIKNKASQTCERPLFCTKSEKCFSRKADLSQNQKFQERDRQLTWTECEKYFCKKTKLRIHKRIHTVVNSFTYIEGAKDFIQKGNLIISQRNHTREKQFTCGECGKGFTRPINLTIHQRSHTGVKPFTCTECGKCFSQKSGLTSHLRIHTGEKPFICNECGKAFSQLTSCTRHKRSHTGVKPFTCMQCGKGFSQKSSLMSHQIIHTGVKKFTCCECGIRFYQKTQLVSHQTIHTGVKLFKCTECGKGFNQKSNLACHQIIHTGMKLFTCTECGKSFSHKTSLTNHQIIHTGLKPFVCAECGKGFSYKTSLRSHQIIHKGMKSFICNECGRGFNLKSHLTSHQRIHTGVTPFTCTECGKGFSHKISLTNHQRIHTEPTAAGDKPQKLMKKLRGLSTIRWTPEDKKEMMYCYFYARNSIFKPLGYTKRARQKMEERAIISKEKLQKATDKNLRSLIGQIIEHKFFNDDILKQLKDDAEKKEMQKGNPRGELSEQLNNAIVKLPEKPKTTRIKIKD, encoded by the exons ATGGAAAGAGTCTTTTCTTCTTTTATCCTTTACTTTGCAGAAAACTCCAGCCCCAGATCTCAGCTTCTGCACCGTAAGAAGCAAACACTCAGCACTTCCTCAGCCAGAGAAAGAGCTTCTAGTTCATTTCTAATTCGGAAAGTAAGAAAAGCAGAGAGGAgaatgcctgcaggagcttcttcttctcag gtcccagtaacCTTTGAAGACATCGTTGTTTATTTTTCCAAGGAAGAGTGGGAGGATTTAGAAGaacagcagaaggagctttatAAAGATGTggtgaaggagaattatgagaccctgatCTCGCTGG GTACAGGCTCCCCGACTGCCACCCCTGATATTATCTCCCGCATTGAACGAGGGGAAGAGCCATACGGCAGGGACGAGCCGGGatcagaggaaaaagaaactgggagaagcagctgctcag AAAAAGATGATCCCAGAAACAGTAATACAGATACATATCACTGGGAGCTTAGTGAAAGTCTGGAAGAGAAGACGATGTTATCGGGAAGAGATTGTGAGAATACTCATTCGTGTTCTGAGTGGGGAAAAAATTACAGGAATCAATACCTGtcagaagaaaagcaaaaaaatgcaACAGGAGACTCGGCTCTATATGAAAAAAGTATAAGTAATGTCACACATATAGAGGAAGAGCAGAGAAACCTGCTGACAGAAGAAAGATGTGCATGTGATGTGTGTGTGATATTCCTCAGGGATTCTGTAACTCTCAAATCAGAGCAGAGATTTCACACTGAAGAGAGACCGTCTACATGTCCAGACTGTGGGAAAACCTTCACTCAACGAGAACTACAGGGACTGCAGAAAGCATGCCAAAGACAGGCACCTTTTAAATGCTTGGAGTGCAGGAAAGGTTTAAATTGGAAAAGAGAAATAAGGCAGCAaccgaaaataaaaaaaaacaccattcAGAAAGGAAAGTTCACAAAACACCCAAAATTCTACCCAAGTGAAAGATTAGTTTCGAGTAATGAATTTAATAAAAGCTTCTGTCAGAGGAAAACCTTCATAAAAAACAAAGCATCCCAAACTTGTGAGAGACCATTGTTTTGTACTAAATCTGAAAAATGCTTCAGTAGGAAAGCTGACCTCTCACAAAACCAGAAATTCCAGGAAAGAGATAGACAGTTGACATGGACTGAGTGTGAAAAATATTTCTGCAAGAAAACAAAGCTCAGAATACACAAGAGAATTCATACAGTAGTAAATTCATTTACATATATTGAGGGAGCTAAAGATTTCATTCAGAAAGGCAACCTCATAATCAGCCAAAGAAATCACACAAGAGAGAAACAATTTACATGTGGTGAGTGTGGTAAGGGATTCACAAGGCCAATCAACCTCACAATCCACCAGAGAAGTCACACAGgtgtgaaaccatttacatgtactgagtgtggcaAATGCTTCAGTCAGAAATCTGGTCTCACAAGCCACctaagaatccacactggagagaaaccatttatatgTAATGAATGTGGTAAAGCCTTCTCTCAGTTGACTAGCTGTACAAGGCACAAGAGAAGCCAcacaggagtgaaaccatttacatgtatgcAATGTGGTAAAGGTTTCAGTCAAAAGAGTTCCCTTATGAGCCACCAAATAATCCACACAGGAGTGAAAAAATTTACATGTTGTGAGTGTGGTATACGTTTCTATCAGAAAACCCAACTCGTAAGTCACCAGACAATCCACACAGGAGTAAAACTGTttaaatgtactgagtgtggtaaaggcTTCAATCAGAAATCCAACCTTGCTTGTCACCAGATAATCCACACAGGAATGAaattatttacatgtactgaatgtggtaaaagcttcagtcataAGACGTCTCTCACAAATCACCAGATAATCCATACAGGATTGAAACCCTTTGTCTGTGCTGAGTGTGGTAAAGGCTTCAGTTATAAAACCTCTCTTAGAAGTCACCAAATAATTCACAAAGGCATGAAATCATTTATATGTAATGAGTGTGGCAGAGGTTTCAATCTGAAGTCCCATCTCACAagtcaccagagaatccacaccggTGTGActccatttacatgtactgagtgcgGTAAAGGATTCAGTCACAAGATCTCTCTCACaaaccaccagagaatccacacagaacCCACTGCAGCAGGTGACAAACCACAGAAGCTAATGAAAAAATTAAGAGGATTATCTACTATTAGGTGGACCCCTGAAGATAAAAAGGAGATGATGTACTGCTATTTTTATGCCAGAAACTCCATTTTTAAACCTCTGGGGTACACAAAGAGAGCCCgccaaaaaatggaagaaagggCAATAATATCTAAGGAAAAGTTGCAAAAGGCAACTGATAAAAATTTAAGATCTTTAATTGGACAGATCATAGAACATAAATTCTTCAATGATGACATCTTAAAACAGCTGAAGGATGATGctgaaaagaaagaaatgcagAAAGGAAACCCCAGGGGAGAGTTGTCTGAGCAACTGAACAACGCCATAGTAAAGCTGCCAGAAAAGCCAAAGACCACCAGGATAAAGATAAAAGATTAA